One window of Populus nigra chromosome 5, ddPopNigr1.1, whole genome shotgun sequence genomic DNA carries:
- the LOC133694782 gene encoding DEAD-box ATP-dependent RNA helicase 42-like produces MEDVKPKSRKNDYLARKEEKEDSKRILRDRDRERNGERHRDREKRERENSRCSERDKSSDSDDKEREKEKHRVRGRDDRATRSRVDDRERVKDRKRDRDREERDRERDIAKEEKREREREKEKERVREKDRERESGKREREREKDRERERRERDREERERERGREKRERRTREREKHRELSSDSDDDSGERDSKLRRRDNDDSKERVHEQSISRSNRHMDNSEESLRKKSGKEDGDKNESKTREDELEEEQKKLDEEMEKRRRRVQEWQELRRKKEETESEKDGEEANVDESKSGKTWTLEGESDDEEAPPTGKSDMDMDQEENAIPDKEAGDAMVVDTENDISAPQSEVDAVNGDEEIDPLDAFMNSMVLPEVEMLNNAVVTQTADDNKTDSKKKDKKDEGINGGQRKKGSHKSLGRIIPGEDSDSDHGDLENSEVPLEDEDDDEFMKRVKKTKAEKLSIVDHSKIDYSPFRKNFYIEVKEILRMTPEEVTAYRKLLELKIHGKDVPKPIKTWHQTGLTSKILETIKKLNYEKPMTIQAQALPIIMSGRDCIGIAKTGSGKTLAFVLPMLRHIKDQPPVEAGEGPIGLIMAPTRELVQQIHSDIRKFTKALGIRCVPVYGGSGVAQQISELKRGTEIVVCTPGRMIDILCTSGGKITNLRRVTYLVMDEADRMFDMGFEPQITRIVQNIRPDHQTVLFSATFPRQVETLARKVLNKPVEIQVGGRSVVNKDINQLVEVRPEGERWFRLLELLGVWSEKGKILVFVQSQDKCDALFRDLLKFGHPCLSLHGAKDQTDRESTISDFKSNVCNLLIATSVAARGLDVKDLELVINYDVPNHYEDYVHRVGRTGRAGRKGCAITFFSEDDARYAPDLVKALELSEQVVPQDLKALADGFMVKVNQGLEQAHGTGYGGSGFKFNEEEDEKRMAAKKAQAREYGFEEEKSDSEDEDEVVRKAGGDISQQTALAQQIAALAAVSKIPAPVAPTPHSVTQFLSNGGLPVPLNQGPAVASVTGLPFAHNNEAAARAAAMAAAMNLQHNLARIQADAMPEHYEAELEINDFPQNARWKVTHKETLGPISDWTGAAITTRGQFFPPGKVPGPGDRKLYLFIEGPTEQSVKRAKADLKHVLEDITNQTYQLPGGAQPGKYSVV; encoded by the coding sequence ATGGAGGATGTGAAAcctaaatctagaaaaaatgattatttggcACGGAAGGAGGAGAAAGAGGATTCTAAGAGGATTCTAAGAGATAGAGACAGGGAGAGGAATGGAGAGAGGCACAGAgacagagagaagagagaacgCGAAAACAGTAGGTGTTCCGAGAGAGACAAGAGTAGTGATTCTGATGACAAGGAAAGGGAGAAAGAGAAGCACAGAGTCAGAGGCAGGGATGATAGGGCAACAAGGAGTAGGGTTGATGATAGAGAGAGAGTTAAGGACAGGAAGAGAGATAGAGACAGAGAAGAGAGAGACAGGGAGAGGGACATAGCGAAAGAGGagaagagggagagggagagggagaaggagaaggagagggTTAGGGAGAAagatagagaaagagaaagTGGGAAGAGGGAACGTGAGAGGGAGAAAGACAGAGAAAGGGAGAGGAGGGAGCGTGACAGAGAAGAGCGAGAAAGGGAGAGGGGCAGGGAGAAGAGGGAGAGGAGGACCAGGGAAAGGGAGAAGCATAGGGAATTGAGTAGTGACAGTGATGATGACTCAGGGGAGCGTGATAGTAAACTGCGAAGGAGAGACAATGACGACTCCAAGGAGAGAGTGCATGAGCAGAGCATTAGCAGGTCAAACAGGCACATGGATAACAGTGAAGAGAGCCTAAGGAAAAAGAGTGGCAAGGAGGACGGTGATAAGAACGAGAGTAAAACCCGAGAAGATGAATTAGAGGAGGAGCAGAAGAAATTGGATGAGGAGATGgagaagaggaggagaagagTCCAGGAATGGCAAGAGCTGAGAAGGAAGAAGGAAGAAACTGAGAGTGAAAAGGATGGGGAAGAAGCCAATGTTGATGAATCTAAAAGTGGTAAAACCTGGACTCTTGAAGGAGAATCTGACGACGAAGAAGCTCCTCCCACTGGCAAATCCGATATGGACATGGACCAGGAAGAAAATGCAATACCGGATAAAGAAGCTGGAGATGCAATGGTGGTGGACACCGAGAATGACATTTCTGCTCCACAAAGTGAGGTTGATGCTGTTAATGGGGATGAGGAAATTGATCCATTGGATGCTTTCATGAATTCTATGGTCTTACCTGAGGTTGAGATGCTAAACAATGCTGTGGTTACTCAAACCGCTGATGATAATAAAACAGACTCAAAGAAGAAAGATAAGAAGGATGAAGGAATAAATGGAGGACAGCGGAAGAAAGGCTCTCATAAATCTCTAGGGAGAATTATTCCTGGAGAAGATTCTGATTCAGACCACGGGGACCTTGAAAATAGTGAAGTTCCTTTAGAAGATGAGGATGATGACGAGTTCATGAAGAGggtgaagaaaacaaaagctgAGAAACTGTCCATTGTTGACCACTCAAAGATTGATTACAGTCCTTTCCGCAAGAATTTCTATATTGAAGTGAAGGAGATCTTGAGGATGACCCCTGAGGAGGTTACTGCTTATAGGAAACTACTGGAGTTGAAAATACATGGAAAGGATGTGCCGAAACCAATTAAAACTTGGCACCAGACAGGACTCACAAGTAAAATTTTGGAGACAATAAAGAAACTCAATTATGAGAAACCGATGACAATTCAAGCTCAGGCACTGCCTATAATTATGAGTGGACGGGACTGCATAGGCATTGCGAAAACTGGTTCTGGTAAAACCCTTGCATTTGTGCTGCCAATGCTGAGGCATATCAAGGACCAGCCTCCTGTAGAAGCTGGAGAAGGACCGATTGGGCTTATAATGGCGCCCACAAGGGAGCTTGTGCAGCAGATCCACAGTGATATTAGGAAGTTTACTAAGGCCCTGGGTATAAGATGTGTGCCTGTTTATGGAGGTTCTGGTGTTGCCCAGCAAATTAGTGAATTGAAACGGGGGACAGAGATAGTTGTCTGTACTCCAGGCAGGATGATTGACATACTTTGCACCAGTGGAGGGAAAATCACTAATCTTCGTAGAGTTACATATCTGGTTATGGATGAAGCCGACCGGATGTTTGACATGGGATTCGAACCTCAAATCACTAGAATTGTCCAAAATATTCGTCCAGATCATCAAACTGTACTCTTTTCTGCCACTTTCCCTCGGCAGGTTGAAACTTTGGCTCGTAAAGTACTGAACAAACCTGTGGAAATACAGGTAGGTGGGAGGAGTGTGGTGAATAAGGACATCAATCAGCTGGTTGAGGTAAGACCAGAAGGTGAAAGGTGGTTTAGGTTGTTAGAACTACTTGGTGTATGGAGCGAGAAGGGAAAAATTTTGGTATTTGTCCAATCACAGGACAAATGTGATGCGTTGTTTAGGGACTTGCTGAAGTTTGGTCATCCTTGCCTCTCACTTCATGGGGCTAAGGATCAGACGGACCGTGAATCCACCATTTCGGATTTTAAGAGCAACGTCTGCAATTTGTTGATTGCAACAAGTGTTGCAGCCAGAGGTTTAGATGTGAAGGATCTAGAACTGGTGATCAATTATGATGTTCCAAATCATTATGAGGATTATGTTCACCGTGTTGGCCGGACTGGCCGAGCTGGTCGCAAAGGCTGTGCCATCACTTTTTTCTCCGAGGATGATGCAAGATATGCACCGGATCTTGTAAAAGCATTAGAACTCTCTGAGCAAGTTGTTCCACAAGACTTGAAAGCCCTTGCTGATGGTTTTATGGTGAAAGTGAATCAGGGTCTGGAGCAAGCCCATGGAACTGGTTATGGTGGAAGTGGTTTTAAATTCAACGAGGAAGAGGATGAAAAGAGAATGGCGGCAAAGAAAGCACAAGCAAGAGAATATGGCTTCGAGGAAGAGAAGTCTGATtcagaagatgaagatgaagttgTTCGGAAGGCAGGTGGTGACATCTCACAGCAGACTGCCCTTGCTCAGCAGATAGCTGCTCTTGCTGCTGTCTCAAAAATCCCTGCACCCGTGGCACCAACTCCTCACTCTGTTACTCAATTTCTTTCTAATGGTGGATTACCTGTTCCTCTCAATCAAGGTCCAGCAGTTGCGTCTGTGACTGGGCTGCCTTTTGCTCATAATAATGAAGCTGCAGCCAGGGCAGCAGCAATGGCAGCCGCCATGAATTTGCAACACAACCTGGCAAGGATCCAAGCTGATGCAATGCCTGAACATTATGAAGCAGAGCTggaaatcaatgattttcccCAAAATGCTCGGTGGAAGGTTACCCACAAGGAAACTTTGGGCCCAATTTCAGATTGGACTGGTGCTGCCATTACCACCAGGGGGCAGTTTTTCCCACCAGGCAAGGTGCCAGGACCAGGAGATCGCAAGCTGTACCTGTTCATCGAGGGCCCTACTGAGCAGTCTGTTAAGAGAGCTAAAGCTGATCTAAAACATGTTTTGGAAGACATCACGAACCAAACATATCAACTTCCTGGTGGAGCTCAACCAGGCAAATACTCGGTTGTATAA
- the LOC133694093 gene encoding AT-hook motif nuclear-localized protein 25-like has translation MAGFEGNNSRYVHGQNHNNLLRPELHLIQRPSSIPSSDSRDNNNTPSPPDHANQTAHHHPDSSATTSSGGGTNPNRRPRGRPAGSKNKPKPPIIVTRDSPNALRSHVIEISNGADIVESVSTYARKRGRGVCVLSGSGTVANVTLRQPASPAGSVLTLHGRFEILSLSGTVLPPPAPPGAGGLSIFLSGGQGQVVGGNVVGPLMAAGPVVLMAASFANAVFERLPLDDQEEAGAVQVQPTASQSSGVTGSGGQMGDGGGGSGTGGAGSGFFNMAGGAHHGNYPFSGDLFGPWGGSAARPPF, from the coding sequence ATGGCTGGTTTTGAAGGTAATAATTCTCGATACGTTCATGGTCAAAATCACAACAACCTTCTCAGACCTGAACTTCATCTGATTCAAAGACCTTCATCCATTCCCTCCTCTGATTCTAGAGACAACAACAATACCCCATCACCACCAGATCATGCCAACCAAACTGCTCATCATCATCCTGATAGTAGTGCTACCACTAGCTCTGGCGGCGGCACCAATCCGAATCGCCGTCCTAGAGGTCGTCCTGCTGGTTCCAAGAACAAACCGAAGCCACCCATTATTGTAACCCGGGACAGCCCTAATGCCCTCCGATCCCATGTGATTGAGATCTCTAATGGTGCTGATATAGTGGAAAGCGTGTCCACTTATGCGAGGAAAAGAGGAAGAGGAGTTTGTGTTCTTAGTGGAAGTGGGACAGTTGCTAATGTTACTCTAAGGCAACCAGCTTCTCCTGCAGGAAGCGTGCTTACTTTGCACGGAAGGTTTGAGATCCTTTCGCTATCTGGAACTGTGCTTCCGCCACCTGCGCCACCTGGGGCTGGAGGGCTGTCCATATTTTTGTCCGGTGGACAAGGACAAGTTGTTGGAGGGAATGTTGTGGGGCCTTTGATGGCTGCAGGTCCAGTGGTTTTGATGGCTGCATCTTTTGCTAATGCAGTATTTGAGCGTTTGCCTTTGGATGATCAGGAGGAAGCTGGGGCGGTGCAGGTTCAGCCCACAGCTTCTCAGTCCTCGGGTGTGACTGGAAGTGGTGGACAGATGGGCGATGGCGGAGGAGGCAGCGGTACTGGAGGAGCTGGtagtggtttttttaatatggccGGAGGAGCTCATCACGGGAATTATCCATTTTCAGGTGATTTGTTCGGACCATGGGGTGGAAGTGCCGCCAGGCCTCCATTTTAA